GGTTATGACTATACCGACTCCAATAGAACCTATAATCCACCCTAAATTTGATTTTATCTTTTTAAATTTGCTACTCAATCTACTATCCCCTACCCTGTACTTCTTTGTTACTATTATATGTTTACTTTTTATTTTCGTGACAAAAAAATTAGGATGCAATTGCATCCTAATCAAAGCTCTTAGTAATTAGAAGAATTCCATCACTAAAACTTATCTCTACTTTGCTGTCTATGAACCTGTTTGAAACAGTTAAACTGCTGCCTAACTTTAAGTGATAATTATTAAGACTATACTTGGCTCCTCTAATGCTTATATTGCTTACATCTGAGCCATACGCAAGAAGCGAAAAGTATTCATCTGTTTTTCCATATATAGATAGCGATTTATTGGCAAGCCACATAGTATTTTTTTCATCTCTTATGTATGCCTGAATCTTGGTATTTAGGCACTTCATTAACAACCCTAAGTTTCCAAATGTATGGTCCAACCTATTTCCTGTGCATCCTAATAATGCTATTTGGTCAGGTTTTAATTCTATTGCCTTTATTAAAGCAAGTTCTGAATCTGTTTCATCCTTTTCCGAAGGATGTTCTTCTATAACGCAATTTCTGCTAGAAAAATACATAAGAGCTTTTTCATCAATAGAATCAAAATCACCTATTAGATAGTCTGGATTAATTTTGTATTCAAGGAGACAGTTAGCGCCACTGTCAGCGCAAATCAATACGCAGTCACCTTGTAGTTCATTCATAATTAAGTCTAGGCTTGGTGGAACTCCTCCAGCAATAATAACAGCTTTCATATTATAATCCTCTTTTTAAGTTCTTTATATTCTCCTCAATTTTATTATGCTTAAATACAGCAGAACCTGCAACAATAACATTTGCTCCACAATCTACAACTTGTTTTATATTTTCAATATCAACCCCACCATCTACTTCAATTAATAGATTTGGATTCAACTCATTACTTAAATTCTTCACTTCCTGAATTTTTGAGGAAGCATAACTTATAAACTTTTGTCCTCCAAAACCAGGGTTAACGGACATTATTAAAACCATATCCAGATATGGAATTAAATTTTCTATATTTTTCACTGGAGTTCCAGGGTTTAAAGCAACAGCAGCTTTTATTCCAAAGCTTTTTATATAGTTTATAGTCCTATCGATATGTCTATCAGCTTCATAATGTACTGTTAATATGTCAGCACCTGCTTTAACAAAATCCTCTATATATCTACCAGGTTCTTCTATCATTAGGTGAACATCAAATGGAAGCGTTGAATACTTTCTAATACTCTTTATAATTGGAGGTCCAAAAGTGATATTAGGAACAAATCTTCCATCCATAACATCTAAATGAATGATATCTGCCCCATACTTTTGTAACTCTTCTACCTGATATCCTAATTTTGAAAAATCCGCTGATAGCACGGAAGGAGCTATTTTAATCATACCTAATCCTCCTATTTATCAATTCTTCAAGCGTTTTTACATAAAAATCATATCTTTCCTTATTAATATGATTTTCCTCTACAGCATTTTTTATCGAGCATCCAGGCTCTTTATAATGAAGGCATCCTGCAAATTTACATCCATTTAGATATTCTTCAAACTCAGGGAAACAGTATTGAAGCTCATCTTTAGGTATAAAGTCTATCTCCAAAGATGAAAACCCAGGTGTATCTACTATATAACCATTTTCATAGTCAACAAGTTCACTATGCCTAGTAGTATGTTTTCCTCTTCCAAGCTTTTCACTTATAACTCCAGTTTTCATTACATCGCTGCCTATAAGTTTATTTAGAAGAGTAGACTTTCCTACGCCAGAAGGACCGCAAAAAACTGTTATATTATCACCTAGCTTATGCCTTAAGGAATCTACACCGTCACCTTCCTTCGCCTTCAAAAATACTATCTCATACCCAGTTCCCTTCAATAATTGGATTATATTCTCATAATCTTTAAGTTCAACCAAATCCATCTTGTTAATACATATAACAATTTTTAAATTGTTATATGAGCATAGAATTAAAAACTTATTAATTAAATCCATATTAACTTCAGGATTAACCAATGTAAATACAACGAAGGCTTGTGTTACATTCGCAACAGTAGGTCTAGTGAGTTCATTTATTCTTCTATGAATAGACTCTATTACGCCCTTACCACTTTTAACTGAAATATCAACATTATCGCCTACCATAGGGGTAAGTTCATTATATCTGAACTTACCCCTAGCTTTACATTCATACACGTTTTTATCAACTTTTACATAGTAAAATCCACCAATTCCTTTTATTATAGTTCCTTCCATATGTCCTCCGAATTTAACCTTTCATGTTTAGCCAACTTTTAAGATTTAGTTTCTCCACCAGTAGAAGGTGGAGGAGTTGCTGGTTTAGCAGTAACATTAATTACTGTACCAACTGATACTGGAGTATCAGCTGTTGGATCTTGGCTGATGACTATATCTGTATCTTTAGCTGTGGCATTAATTTTAAGACCTAGTTTTTCTAATTCATTTCTTGCCTTTTCCACAGTTAAATCTGTTAACTTTGGAACCTTAACTTTTTTTTCAATACCAATAGTTATATCTACCGTACTTCCTTCCTTAACATTTTGAGTATTTGCATTTGGCTTTTGATTTATAACTTTATCAATTTGTTTTACATCTGTAGTTTCAATAGTAGTTTTGTTTCCGAGTTTAAGATTCACGCTGCCTAACAATGTTTCTGCTTCAGATACACTACGTCCTCTTAAATCTGGAACTGTAACATACTTTATTTTTGTACCCTTACTTATAACTAAATCAATTTTAGAATTTTTCGAAGCTTGTGCAGCAGCGTCTGGAGTTTGACTTATTATTGAGTCTTTTGGTACAGTTTCACTATACTCAAAAGATTTATCACCTACTAAAAAACCGCTATTTTCTATCATTTTACTAGCTGAAGCTATATCAAGATTTGTAACATCAGGAATATTAGATGTTTGAGGTCCTGCGCTAACATACACTCTAACCTCTGTGTTAGATTTTGTTGTTTCGCCCTCTTCTGGAGAACTGGATATTACGGTTCCTTCTGGACTATCACTTTTTTCCCTTGAGACTACTTGCAGCTGTAATCCTACATTCTTTAGCGCTGCTTCAGCATCTTTCTCATTTAAGCCTTTTATCTTAGGTACTATAACATCCTTAGTTGTAGCAGTTTGATTTTTAGGGGCTGATTTTGTGCTTTTTAGATACCATCCAGAAAAGAATCCCGCAGCAATTACTAATAAAGCTAATGGAATTAAAATCAGTATTATTTTCTTTCTGCTTCTTTTGGGAGTTTCTTCCTCTAAATCTTCATCTGTATTTGATAAAGGACTCATTATCTTAGTATGCTCATCTGAAAAATTACCTATTTCAACCTTATATTCTGAATTATTCTTTATTCTTTGTAAATCTAATAGCATATCCTTAACATTTTGATATCTGCTTATAGCATCCTTCTGCATAGACTTAAGAATAAGATTATTTAGCCCTTCAGGCAAATTATTATTTATTTGCTTTGGAGGTACAACTTCTTCCTGTAAATGCTTTAATGCTACTGAAACTGGGCTCTCTGCGTCATAAGGTACCCTTCCTGTTACCATTTCATAAAGAACTATACCCAAGGAATATATATCTGTTCTAGCATCTACAAAAGCTCCTTTTGCTTGCTCCGGTGAAAAATAATGCGCTGAGCCCATAACTTTATTTGTATTAGTAATAGTTGCAGAATTAGCAGCCTTCGCAATCCCAAAATCAGTCACCTTAACATTTCCATCATCTGTTACCAGAATATTTTGAGGCTTTATATCTCTATGGACTATCCCTGTTTTATGCGCACATTCTAATGCTTTTGCAATTTGAATGGAAATATCAATTGCCCTGTTATAATCTAGTCTTCCATTTTGTATAATTAGCTCCTTAAGAGTTTTCCCATTAACGTATTCCATTACTATATAATTAACATTATCCTGCGAACCAACATCATAAATATTAACAATATTATTGTGTGAAATGCTTCCAGCTGCAGCCGCTTCAGCTTTAAATTTGTCTACAAATTCTTTATCCCTTGAATACTCTTCTTTGAGTATCTTGACTGCAACGAATCTATTTAGCAAATGGCACTTTGCTTTATAAACTTCTGCCATTCCACCTTCACCAATTTTTTCAAGAATTTCATATCTGTTTCCTAGCAAAGTCCCAATCATTCTTACACTCTCCCTCAAAAATAATAACTGTTATATTATCTCTTCCGCCTCTTTCCTTGCTCAAATTTACTAGCCTATCACAAGCGTCAGAGATTGATGTCTTCATAACTACTTCATAAATTTCTAAATCGGTTAAGGAGTTAGATAATCCATCAGTACATAGTATTACTCTATCAATTTCCTTTAAATCAATTGTATAAATATCAATATCTACTACGGGAGCTGTACCTAATGCTCGGGTTATAATATTTTTATTCGGATGTACCGCAGCTTCTTCTATGGTTATAGAGCCGTTATCTACTAATTGCTGCACTAGAGAATGATCCTTTGTAACTTGATGAATTCCTTTATTATCAATTACATAGCATCTGCTATCACCAACATTTGCGACTACCATGTTGCTATCTTTTATTAAACACGCAGTTATCGTTGTACCCATTCCATTAAGTGAAGAATTAGTTTTAGAAAACTCATATACTTTCTTATTAGAAAATTGTATAGCCTCTGATAATACTCTTTCTAAGTTTTCAATAGAATCCATAGAATTAATATATTCTATGGCAGAATCTACAGCCATTTTACTAGCAACTTCACCAGCATTATGTCCTCCCATGCCGTCTGCAACTATGTAAATTTTTTTTTGGTTGTCCTCATGATAACCAACATAATCTTCATTGAGTTTTCTAACATTGCCTATATCTGTTAGTAACCCCACCATTTTTCACACCCCTTTTTTTGTGTTTTTATCTTCAAGATAGCTTCGCCTTAGCTGTCCGCATGCTGCATTAATATCAGCGCCCATCTCTTTTCTTATAGTAGTCTCTATTCCAAAGTCTACCAGCTTATTATAAAATGCTTTAACATTATCAGAAGTAGCCTTTTCATAGGAATTTTCTTTTATTTCATTAACAGGTATTAAATTAACGTGACATAATAGACCTCTTAATAGTTGTATTAACTCCTCAGCCTGTTCTATTCCGTCGTTAATTCCTTTAACTAGTGAATACTCAAAAGTTATTCTTCTATTAGTTTTTTGAATATAGTTTTTACAAGCTTCAATAATCTCTTCAATAGAATATCTATTAGCTATCGGCATCATAGTTTTTCTTAATACATCATTAGGTGAATGTAGAGAAATTGCAAGCGTTATCTGCAAATTTTCCTCAGCCAGATCATAAATTTTAGGAACTATTCCACATGTGGAAAGAGTAATATGCCGCTGTCCTATATTAAGTCCATAATCAGAGTTTACTATGTTTATAAATTTTAATACATTTTCATAATTATCTAATGGTTCTCCACTCCCCATAAGTACAATGTTAGAAATCCTCTCTCCTATTGCTTTCTGGGAAGCTAAAATCTGTCCTAATATTTCACCAGAGCTTAAATTTCTGACTACACCTCCAATAGTTGAAGCACAAAACCTGCAACCCATTCTACAGCCTATCTGTGTAGATACACAAACTGAATTTCCGTGTTTATATTTCATAACCACAGTTTCAATTACATTTCCATCTCTATAACCCAAAAGAAACTTTTCTGTATCATCTGAAGTTGACTTCAGCGATTCGATGATTTTGGGCACTTCGATATAAAATGACTTCATAAGTTTATCTCTTAACGCAACAGGAATATTATTCATATCATTAAAATCCCAATTGTTTTTATAAATCCAATCATAAACCTGTTTAGCTCTAAACTGGCTTTCACTGTTTTCCTTCATCCACTCTTTTAATTCTTGCAAACTCAAATCAAGAATATTTAACATATACACACCTACCGTATTCTTCTGAATTTTACTATAAAGAACCCATCCATATACTCATTAGGCAAAATCGTTACACCATATTCATCATATAGAATATTATCAAGTTCGCCATAATAAAGTTTTTCAATGCTATAATTAGGAAAGTTTGAGACAAACCACCTTACATTATCCTCATTTTCTTTTTTGTTCAGTGTACATGTAGAATATAGTAACACACCGCCTATTTTAACATATTTTGCAGCATTACCCATAATATTTCTCTGAATCTTTATAATTTCTTTGAGCTGCTTTAAATCTTTTGTCCATTTGATTTCTGGCTTTTTTCTTATAATTCCTAGTCCTGAACAAGGCACATCTATCAAAACTCGTTCTGCAGAATCTCTAAGAGCCTCATTATAAGCAGACGCATCCAATACATCGCACTGTATATTTGTTATTCCTAACCTCTTAGAGTTCTGTTCAATAAGAGGCAGTTTATCTTTATGTATATCGTAAGCTTGTACCTTGCCTGTATTATTCATTAATTCTGAAATGTGAGTTGTTTTCCCGCCAGGAGCGCTACAAAGATCCAAGACTTTAATATTTGGTATGACATCCATTGATGGTGCAACAAGCATAGCACTTTCATCCTGTACAGTTATTAAACCCTCCATAAAAAGTGGATTTTTCTCTATACTTTTGCCTTTTAGTATTCTAATAGCCTCTGGGCAGACTACACCATCTTTTACATCGTATTCCATATCCTTAAGTTTTCTTATGGCTTCATCAAAATTAGTCTTTAAATTGTTAACCCTAACAGTAACTCCGGGTGTACTGTTAAGGCCATTTAATATTAATTCGCCTTTTTCTTCCCCATATTGTTCTACAAAGAATTTTACCATCCATGGCTCATAAGAATATTTGAAGCAAATAGCCTCTATTTTATTATTTTCATCGTAAAAAACTTTGGATTTATTTCTTAAATAGTTTCTAAGAACTGCGTTTACAAATTTTGAAGCTTGAATAGATTTGTATTTTTTAGCTATATCTACAGCTTCATTTACAGCTGCAAATTCTGGAACCTTATCTAAAAATAAAATCTGATATAATGCAGTCCTTAGAATACTTACTATATAACCATCCATTTTTGAAAGTTTTTGCTTTAAAAAAGAGGATAATATTTTATCTATTGTATATTTATACTTCAATGTTCCGTATACAATTTCAGTAACTAATCCTTTATCCCTATCATTCAAATTAACTTTATTAAGGGTTGAATTTAATGCTATGTTAGAGTAAGCACCTTTATTTAATATTGTATCTATTATATCAACTGCAACTTTTCTTGTAATGTTCATCATTTACCTCAATTAATGTGATTGATTAATCACTATTTCTATTGCTCATCATAATAAGCCTTAGTAGTTGTGAAACTGCCATAAGTGCAGCAGCAACATAAGTCATAGCAGCGGCATCTAGCACAGCTTTAGCACCACTTAACTCATTTGTGTAAAGTATTCCCTTATCAGAAAGTATAGTTATCGCTCTTTTAGAAGCATTAAATTCTACAGGTAGTGTTATTAGCTGAAATACTACTACAGCTGAAAATAAAAGTATCCCAAAGTTTATCAGGTTAGCCCATCCTAGCACTAATCCAAGCACAAATAAACCCCATGATAAATTTGAGCTTATATTTACTAATGGTATAATTGAATTTCTTATAGTTAACGGAGCATATTTTAATTTATGTTGTATGGCATGACCTGTTTCATGTGCAGCTACACCAATAGAAGCAACGGAAGTACCATAAAATACTTCCTTGGAAAGTCTCATAACTCTGCTCCTAGGGTCATAATGGTCAGAGAGCCTGCCTGGAACGACTTCTACAGGGATATCATAAAGACCACTTGTATCTAGAAGCATTCTCGCTGTTTGTGCACCAGTAAGCCCACTCATGCTGTAGACCTTTGAATATTTTTCAAAGGTAGAACTAACTTTCGTCTGAGCCCAAAAGGACACAATTAGAGCTGGTACTAGAATTAAAAAATTTGAATATCCATAAAACATAAATATCACCTCTTTAAATTAAACTAAAATTACGCCTTCCTTAATTTCATGCCCTTTTACATATTCCTCCACCCTTAAAGGCTTACCTCCTGGGAATTGTATAGACTTTACTAGCAAAATACCATTACCAGTAGAAACCTCTATTCCAGACTTGCCAACCTTTAAAATTGTTCCTGGTTTATTTGGAGTTTTATAATCAATTATTTCTGATTGATATATCTTCATTAAATTATTTTCATATTGGGTATAAGCAATAGGCCATGGATTTAGACCTCTTATCAAGTTATTAATCTCTATACTGCTTAAAGCCCAATTAATTCTAGCAGTATCTTTAGATAACATTGAAGCATAGCAACTATCTTCATCATTTTGCTTTTGAGGAGTTACCTCACCATTTCTTAGTTTTTCAATTGTTTCTACTAGTAAATTTGAACCATCTATCATCAAAATATCATGCAGTTCTCCAGCAGTCATTGTATCTGTAATTTCAATTTCACTTCTTAGAAGCATATCACCTGTATCAAGCCCTACATCCATAAGCATTGTTGTATTTCCAGTTTTGGTTTCTCCATTAATTATTGCCCAATTAATAGGAGCAGCTCCTCTATATTTAGGAAGTAGCGAAGCATGTAGGTTTATGCAACCCATTTTAGGAATATCTAATATCTCTTTTGGTAGTATTTGTCCAAAAGCAACAACAATAATAAAGTCAGGATTTATTTTTCTTAGCACATCTATGCATTCTCTATCATTCTTTATTTTAACAGGTTGATATACAGGAATATCGTGTTTTAAAGCTTCCTCTTTCACAAAAGACATAGTTACTTTATTTCCTCTTCCTTTAGGTCTATCAGGTTGAGTATAAACAGCACATACATTATATTTTTCAACTATTTTTTTTAGTGAAGGTACCGCAAATTCTGGAGTACCCATAAAAACTATATTCAAAGTCTATTCCTCTCCTTCAATAAGCTTATCAACAAACAAAATACCATTTAAATGATCTATTTCATGACAAAAGGCCCTAGCTAATAGACCTTCTCCTTCTACAGTTACTTCTTCTCCCTTTTCGTTTAAACCTCTTACTTTTACCTTTTCTGGTCGAAGCACTTTCCCCTGTTCTCCAGGTATACTTAAGCACCCTTCTTCATCTATATACTCACCGTATGTTTCTAGTATCTCAGGATTAATCAAATTTATAGGTCCATTACCTACATCTATAACAATAACTCTCTTGAGTATTCCTACCTGTGGAGCAGCCAATCCAACGCCATCAGCTGCATACATTGTTTCCTGCATATCTTTGATTAAGGTTAAAATCCTTTCGTTGATTTCATCCACTGGTTTACTTTTTTTTCTTAATAATTCATCTCCGATTTTTCTTATATTTCTAATTGCCATATTCATAACCTCCAAATTTATTTTTATAATAAACTGTTTGGATTGATATCCAAGCTTACTCTAATCTCAGTATATACTTCCTTTAGAGTTTGATAAATAATATCTTTTATTTTATTTGCTATACCAGAATCAATATTTCCTTTCAAAATAATTTGCCATCTGTACTGTTCATTAATTTTTGATATAGCAGAAGGACATGGTCCTAACATTTCTATTTTATCATCATTTTGCAACATATTTTTCAAGATATAACCAATATTTTGTATACTTTTTATTAATAAATTCTCATTTTTACTGCTTAAATTGATCAATAAAATCTTTGAAAAAGGAGGATAGTTCATATCTTTTCTGATACTTATCTCGTCACTGTAAAAACCTTCATAATTATTTGATGCTGAATGAACTATGCTATAATGATCAGGTGTATATGTCTGTACTATAACTTTACCATGCTTTTCTCCCCTTCCAGCCCTCCCAGAAACCTGAGTAATAAGTTGAAAAGTTCTCTCTGCAGACCGGAAATCAGGAAGGTTTAAAGATAAGTCAGCAGCTATGACACCAACTAATGTAACATTCTTAAAATCTAATCCCTTAGCAATCATTTGAGTTCCGATAAGTATATCTGCTTTATATTCTTTAAATGTGTTGTATATATTTTCATAAGAGTTTTTTTTTCTAGTTGTATCAAAATCCATTCTAAGTGTTCTAGCCTTTGGGAAATACTTATTCACTTCCTGCTCAATTTTTTCTGTACCAACTCCAAAGTATTTTACGTATTTGCTTCCACATTTAGGGCATATATTAGTTGCTCTTTTCTTCATTCCACAGTAATGGCAAACCAAAGAACCATTTTCATTATGATAAGTTAATGAAATATCACAGTTATCACATTTAAATACGTAGCCGCACTTCCTGCAAGAAACGAATGGTGAATATCCCCTTCTATTTAAAAACAAAATACTTTGTTCATTACTGCTGAGGCTATTTTCTAATTCTTCAAAAAGCCTTTTACTAAACATAGATTTATTATTAGACATAAGTTCTTCCCTCATATCTATAAGCTCTATCTTTGGAAGCAATGCATTATCAGCTCTGTTTTTAAGGGTTATCAACTTTATATCCTTATTTTTTGATTTATAGTATGTTTCCATAGATGGTGTTGCAGAACCTAATATTAATTTGGCATCACTATTCTCACACTTAAATAGTGCAATGTCTACAGCACTATACTTTGGATCACTATCCGATTTATAACTAGACTCATGCTCTTCATCAATAACAATTAAACCTAAATTATCAAATGGTAAAAATATAGCTGATCGAGCACCTATTGCCACCTTAACGTTTTTATTTTTCACTCTCAGCCATTCATCATACCTTTCACCCTCAGAAAGCTTGCTGTGAAACACAGTTATATCTTTTCCAAATCTCCCCTTAAATCTTTCCACCATTTGAGGGGTTAAGGATATTTCGGGAACAAGTATTATAGAGTCCTTTCCTTCTTTAAGCATTTGATTAACTAAATTCATATATATTTCTGTTTTTCCGCTGCCAGTTACCCCATGAATCAAAAAAGTTTTATCGCTTGAATTATTAATTATATCTACCGCATTTAACTGTTCTAGATTCAAAGCATTCTCTTTATATTCAGTATAATTTCTTTCATTATATCTGTTTATAATAATTTCTTCATTTGTTAAAAACCCATGCTTTAACAAAGTGTTTATAGAAGATACAGATACTTGATATTTTTTACTAATTTCATTTTTATTAAACTTTCCATTGTTATTAAAAACTATATTATATAGACTATCATAGGGTTCCTTACAGTATTTGCCTTCTAGTTTCTTTGCAACATATATAACTTGATTTATCTTATTTCTCATCCCTCTGGTTACACCAGAGGGAAGCAGCGCTTTAATACATTCTATATAAGTGCAAAGATATTTTTCTCTCATATACTCTATAAGTTCTAAATCCTTTGGTTCTAGTAGCGAATATTCTTCGCATGTATCTGCTATTTCTTTTACAGTTGAACTAGCTTGAAAATCGTTAAATAAGCTTACTACAAACCCGTCTATTCTCTTATTTCCTAATCCAAAGGGAACCTTTACTCTATATCCAAGCTTTATGATTTTTCTATACTTTTCTGGAATTGCATAGGTAAAAACTTTATCAACTTGAATAGAATTGTTATTTACTATAACTCCAGCATACTTATACACTTAATCACCCTTTGTTATTATAATAAATTAAAAAGGGCTCATCCTGAAATGAATTTATCAGGTCTGCCCCCCAAAGTTATTAGTATTTATGAATTTATAAAATTAAATAGTTCTCTAGCCACTAATCTCTTAGACATTCTATCTAATTGCTTTATAGAACCATTTTTATTAAATATAACAACCTTATTTTCATCAACAGCAAAGCCTGCATCTTCGCTAGTTATATCATTTGCAACGATATAATCTAAATTCTTATTAGCAAGTTTAATCTTTGCATTTTCTATTAAGTTATTGCTTTCAGCAGCAAAACCTATAAGCACTTGATGCTTTTTTATTTCTCCAAGTTTTTTCAAGATATCATTATCCCTTATAAATGTTAAAGTTAAATCATCTTCTATTTTCTTTATTTTCTGTTCTGAGTATTCTCTAGGTTTATAATCAGCAACAGCAGCGGATTTAATAACAATATCTTGTGTTGGAAAATATTCGATAACTTTATCAAACATCTCTTGATTTGTTTTAACACTGATAAAGTTTACACCAAATGGAGGTGTAATGTTAGTAGGTCCAGATATCAACGTAACTTTTGCACCTCTGTCTCTTGCCTCTTCAGCTATAGCAAATCCCATTTTTCCAGAAGATCTATTTGTAATATATCTAACTGGATCTATCGGGGCTATGGTGGGTCCAGCAGTTACTAGTACTCTCTTATTTTGCAAATCTTTTTTATCATATAGTTTACTTAATACTATTTCACAAATAAGCTTGGTGTCTGCTAATTTCCCCTCTCCTACATCTCCACAAGCTAATCTTCCGCTGGCTGGTGAAATAAAGCTGTATCCTAAATTTTTAAGCTTTGCAATATTTTCTTGAACTATAGGATTTATATACATATTCGTGTTCATAGCAGGTGCAAAAACTACAGGTGCCGTGGAAGCCATAATTGTTGTTGTAAGCATATCGTCTGCAATACCACTTGCTACTTTACCTATAACATTTGCAGTTGCAGGAATAATAAGCATTAAGTCCGCTTTCTTAGCAAGAGAAATATGCTGTATCTCCCAAGCCTTAGGTTCAGCAAACATATCTGTTACAACCATGTTTTGACTTAAAGATTGAAAACTAAGCGGATTGACAAACTTTACTGCGCTATCTGTCATTATTACATTTATATTTATATTGTTTTTTCTGAGACTACTAATAACATCTAAAGCTTTGTAAGCAGCAATACCACCGCAAACTCCAACCACCACAGTTTTTTCAGAATTCATGCTATTTAATTCCTTCTTTCACTGTTTCGTATACTATTTCACCTGAATAAACCTCGTTTATAGCTACAGTTAAAGGCTTATTTTTTTCTGTATCGATTAATGGTTTACTGCCATCTATTATTTGTCTAGCTCTCTTTGAAGTTATTATTACCAATGAATATCTGTTGTCAACTTTGTTTAACAAATCTACTATAGATGGATTAATCATAGAGTTGTTCATGAATTGACTCCTCCTTTGAATTTAAAATTGTATCTTTAATTCTATCTACTCTACATCTTTCTGCGACCACAATGCTTTCTATTTTCTTTACTGCTTCTTCAACTGTATCATTAACCACAGCATAACTATATTTTGATACATAGTTAATCTCTTTATAGGCAGACTTAAATCTAGTCATCAGAGATTCTGGAGTCTCACTCCCTCTTCTTATTATTCTTTGTTTTAATTCTTCCATAGATGGCGGAAGAATAAAAATGAAAATCCCCTCTCTAAATGCTTCTTTAACTTTTAACGCCCCTTGTATATCAATCTCTAAAATCACATCTTTGCCGCTTTCAAGTACTTTTAAAACATTAGATTTAGGAGTTCCATAATAATTTCCATAGACCTCTGCATATTCTAAAAAATCATCTTTTTCAATTCTTTGCTTAAACTCATCCTTAGTTATAAAAAAATAGTTCTTGCTGTCAATTTCTCCTTCTCTAGGCTGTCTGGTGGTTGCTGATACTGAAAGCCAAAACTCATTGTTATCAAGAAGAGCTTTGCATATTGTACCCTTCCCTGCTCCAGAAGGCCCTGAGATAACTAATAAAAGTCCTTTTTCTTTCATTATTCATCTACCTCATCAATTTCCACTTCATCCTT
The genomic region above belongs to Clostridium swellfunianum and contains:
- the priA gene encoding primosomal protein N' codes for the protein MYKYAGVIVNNNSIQVDKVFTYAIPEKYRKIIKLGYRVKVPFGLGNKRIDGFVVSLFNDFQASSTVKEIADTCEEYSLLEPKDLELIEYMREKYLCTYIECIKALLPSGVTRGMRNKINQVIYVAKKLEGKYCKEPYDSLYNIVFNNNGKFNKNEISKKYQVSVSSINTLLKHGFLTNEEIIINRYNERNYTEYKENALNLEQLNAVDIINNSSDKTFLIHGVTGSGKTEIYMNLVNQMLKEGKDSIILVPEISLTPQMVERFKGRFGKDITVFHSKLSEGERYDEWLRVKNKNVKVAIGARSAIFLPFDNLGLIVIDEEHESSYKSDSDPKYSAVDIALFKCENSDAKLILGSATPSMETYYKSKNKDIKLITLKNRADNALLPKIELIDMREELMSNNKSMFSKRLFEELENSLSSNEQSILFLNRRGYSPFVSCRKCGYVFKCDNCDISLTYHNENGSLVCHYCGMKKRATNICPKCGSKYVKYFGVGTEKIEQEVNKYFPKARTLRMDFDTTRKKNSYENIYNTFKEYKADILIGTQMIAKGLDFKNVTLVGVIAADLSLNLPDFRSAERTFQLITQVSGRAGRGEKHGKVIVQTYTPDHYSIVHSASNNYEGFYSDEISIRKDMNYPPFSKILLINLSSKNENLLIKSIQNIGYILKNMLQNDDKIEMLGPCPSAISKINEQYRWQIILKGNIDSGIANKIKDIIYQTLKEVYTEIRVSLDINPNSLL
- a CDS encoding zinc metallopeptidase, yielding MFYGYSNFLILVPALIVSFWAQTKVSSTFEKYSKVYSMSGLTGAQTARMLLDTSGLYDIPVEVVPGRLSDHYDPRSRVMRLSKEVFYGTSVASIGVAAHETGHAIQHKLKYAPLTIRNSIIPLVNISSNLSWGLFVLGLVLGWANLINFGILLFSAVVVFQLITLPVEFNASKRAITILSDKGILYTNELSGAKAVLDAAAMTYVAAALMAVSQLLRLIMMSNRNSD
- the def gene encoding peptide deformylase, translated to MAIRNIRKIGDELLRKKSKPVDEINERILTLIKDMQETMYAADGVGLAAPQVGILKRVIVIDVGNGPINLINPEILETYGEYIDEEGCLSIPGEQGKVLRPEKVKVRGLNEKGEEVTVEGEGLLARAFCHEIDHLNGILFVDKLIEGEE
- the rsmB gene encoding 16S rRNA (cytosine(967)-C(5))-methyltransferase RsmB; protein product: MNITRKVAVDIIDTILNKGAYSNIALNSTLNKVNLNDRDKGLVTEIVYGTLKYKYTIDKILSSFLKQKLSKMDGYIVSILRTALYQILFLDKVPEFAAVNEAVDIAKKYKSIQASKFVNAVLRNYLRNKSKVFYDENNKIEAICFKYSYEPWMVKFFVEQYGEEKGELILNGLNSTPGVTVRVNNLKTNFDEAIRKLKDMEYDVKDGVVCPEAIRILKGKSIEKNPLFMEGLITVQDESAMLVAPSMDVIPNIKVLDLCSAPGGKTTHISELMNNTGKVQAYDIHKDKLPLIEQNSKRLGITNIQCDVLDASAYNEALRDSAERVLIDVPCSGLGIIRKKPEIKWTKDLKQLKEIIKIQRNIMGNAAKYVKIGGVLLYSTCTLNKKENEDNVRWFVSNFPNYSIEKLYYGELDNILYDEYGVTILPNEYMDGFFIVKFRRIR
- the fmt gene encoding methionyl-tRNA formyltransferase → MNIVFMGTPEFAVPSLKKIVEKYNVCAVYTQPDRPKGRGNKVTMSFVKEEALKHDIPVYQPVKIKNDRECIDVLRKINPDFIIVVAFGQILPKEILDIPKMGCINLHASLLPKYRGAAPINWAIINGETKTGNTTMLMDVGLDTGDMLLRSEIEITDTMTAGELHDILMIDGSNLLVETIEKLRNGEVTPQKQNDEDSCYASMLSKDTARINWALSSIEINNLIRGLNPWPIAYTQYENNLMKIYQSEIIDYKTPNKPGTILKVGKSGIEVSTGNGILLVKSIQFPGGKPLRVEEYVKGHEIKEGVILV